The Papaver somniferum cultivar HN1 chromosome 3, ASM357369v1, whole genome shotgun sequence genome includes a region encoding these proteins:
- the LOC113355946 gene encoding 3-hydroxyisobutyryl-CoA hydrolase-like protein 2, mitochondrial: protein MNHLSKCLQRTARSSIHRYNHHSRCFSAQPILNTHDDDYQNQVLVEGSARSRAAILNRPETLNALTTSMAVRLKNLYESWEDNYDIGFIVMKGKGRAFSAGSDVVTLSRLLNQGKVQACKEFFGILYRFVYLLGTYVKPHVAIMDGITMGAGAGVSLPGSFRLVTDKTVFATPECQLGFHPDAGGSYYLSRLPGHLGEYLALTGGRLNGVDMIACGLATHYIFNERLAWIEDRLAKLITDDSSVINSSLEQYGDIVYPNKESVLRRMEIIDTCFGQDTVEEIIEALENEASLTTHDEWYTRTLKKLKAASPLSLKVSLRSVREGRFQTLDKCLAREYRTSLKVISGQFSNDFSEGVRARLVDKDYTPKWDPPSLKDVSRDMVDSYFNPLGDFEPELELPTSVREPYI from the exons ATGAACCATCTTTCAAAATGTTTGCAAAGAACAGCAAGGAGTTCAATTCATAGATATAATCATCACAGTAGATGTTTTTCAGCTCAACCAATCTTAAACACTCATGATGATGATTACCAGAACCAG GTATTGGTGGAAGGATCAGCAAGATCAAGAGCTGCAATACTTAACAGACCTGAAACACTTAATGCTCTCACTACTTCAATGGCTGTTCGTTTGAAAAACCTTTATGAATCTTGGGAAGATAATTATGATATTGGTTTCATTGTCATGAAGGGTAAAGGAAGAGCATTTTCTGCTGGTTCAGATGTCGTTACTCTCTCGAGACTACTTAATCAAG ggaaagTACAAGCTTGTAAGGAATTTTTCGGGATATTGTATAGATTTGTATATCTTCTGGGAACGTATGTCAAGCCACAC GTTGCAATCATGGATGGTATTACCATGGGGGCTGGAGCTGGAGTTTCACTCCCCGGATCATTTCGCTTGGTCACTGATAAAACT GTGTTCGCAACTCCGGAATGCCAACTTGGTTTCCATCCTGATGCTGGGGGTTCCTATTATCTTTCTAGACTGCCTGGTCATTTAG GGGAGTACTTGGCTTTAACTGGGGGGAGACTAAATGGGGTAGATATGATTGCTTGTGGGCTAGCTACACATTATATATTTAATGAG AGACTTGCCTGGATTGAAGACCGACTCGCTAAATTGATTACAGATGATTCTTCTGTCATTAACTCATCTCTTGAGCAGTATGGTGATATTGTCTATCCAAATAAAGAGAGTGTCCTTCGTAG GATGGAGATAATTGATACATGTTTTGGCCAGGATACAGTTGAGGAAATTATTGAGGCCTTG GAGAACGAGGCATCTTTAACCACTCATGATGAATGGTATACAAGAACACTTAAGAAATTGAAAGCAGCTTCGCCACTAAGCTTAAAAGTCTCTCTAAGATCT gtGCGAGAAGGTAGGTTCCAGACTCTAGACAAATGCCTAGCTCGTGAGTATCGGACGTCTCTAAAAGTTATTTCCGGACAGTTCTCCAACGACTTCTCTGag GGTGTTCGTGCACGTTTAGTGGATAAAGATTATACGCCAAAG TGGGATCCTCCAAGTTTGAAGGACGTATCCAGAGACATGGTGGACAGTTATTTTAACCCACTAGGTGACTTCGAACCTGAACTGGAGTTACCCACGTCAGTACGAGAACCCTACATATGA
- the LOC113355947 gene encoding 40S ribosomal protein S12-like, with the protein MSGEEAVATPVPVEAAAPTLGEPMDIMTALQLVLKKSLAHDGLSKGLHEGAKVIEKHAAQLCVLAEDCNQVDYVKLVKALCADHNVSLITVPSAKTLGEWAGLCKIDSEGKARKVVGCSMVVVKDYGEESEGLHIVQEYVKSH; encoded by the exons ATGTCAGG AGAAGAAGCTGTTGCTACACCAGTCCCAGTTGAGGCAGCAGCCCCAACTCTAGGTGAGCCCATGGACATCATGACCGCACTCCAGCTAGTATTGAAGAAGTCACTTGCTCATGATGGTCTCTCTAAAGGTCTCCATGAGGGTGCAAAGGTCATTGAAAAGCATGCTGCCCAGCTCTGTGTGCTTGCCGAGGACTGCAATCAGGTTGATTACGTCAAACTTGTCAAAGCTCTATGTGCTGACCACAACGTCTCTTTGATCACTGTTCCAAGTGCAAAAACTCTTGGAGAATGGGCTGGT TTGTGCAAAATTGACTCAGAAGGAAAAGCCAGGAAGGTTGTTGGTTGCTCCATGGTTGTCGTTAAG GATTACGGTGAGGAGTCTGAAGGCCTTCACATTGTCCAGGAGTACGTTAAGTCCCattaa